One genomic segment of Penaeus monodon isolate SGIC_2016 chromosome 31, NSTDA_Pmon_1, whole genome shotgun sequence includes these proteins:
- the LOC119592973 gene encoding uncharacterized protein LOC119592973 isoform X2, with product MAVYNITILMLMGVLCAVAEEFHCPGVGRFPDPKSCGAYYDCTPNKAGGYDITKDDCRGFTYDTATRTCNDKLCGTRSKRGVTPDNHPYSRLCENYPDGFLCANCKTVVVCVKGQAFTRRCIENFYCSEMPQFGGGVCYPDEPVECTCVRANNFIVDPYDPQRFYSCRDVGSKPSAYKCPDGMVFDESARECRSTDDLPPCSVPGTFAKPSNCSEYYSCIAVKYGWLQKAFTCSAGTAYNSVSGNCENPCVYQHVCQQEGRYPDLLNKQNYFECYMLGGQLKQLRYQCPEKYRWEVLSPGVGKCVEDHGFDGSDSPFSECTIPNGMC from the exons ATGGCGGTTTATAACATTACAATACTG ATGCTCATGGGAGTCTTGTGTGCCGTGGCTGAAGA ATTCCATTGTCCAGGAGTGGGTAGGTTTCCTGATCCCAAGTCATGTGGAGCTTACTATGACTGCACTCCAAACAAAGCTGGTGGCTATGATATAACCAAGGATGACTGCAGAGGCTTTACATACGATACTGCGACCAGAACCTGTAATGACAAATTG TGCGGAACGCGTAGTAAACGCGGTGTGACTCCAGACAACCATCCTTACTCTCGTCTGTGTGAGAATTACCCTGATGGATTCTTGTGTGCTAACTGCAagactgtggttgtgtgtgttaaaggGCAAGCTTTCACTCGTCGCTGCATCGAAAATTTCTACTGCTCTGAGATGCCCCAGTTTGGCGGTGGTGTTTGCTACCCAGATGAACCTGTGGAATGCACCTGTGTAAGGGCGAACAACTTCATAGTGGACCCCTACGACCCTCAGAGGTTCTATTCTTGCAGGGATGTTGGGTCAAAACCAAGTGCCTACAAATGCCCAGATGGTATGGTATTCGATGAATCGGCTAGAGAATGTCGCAGCACAGATGATTTGCCACCGTGCAGCGTTCCTGGAACCTTTGCTAAGCCAAGCAACTGCAGTGAATACTATTCGTGTATTGCCGTGAAATACGGATGGCTGCAGAaggccttcacctgcagtgcaGGCACAGCGTATAATTCTGTAAGTGGTAATTGTGAAAATCCTTGTGTTTACCAGCATGTGTGCCAGCAAGAAGGGCGTTACCCTGACCTTCTGAACAAGCAGAATTACTTTGAATGCTACATGTTGGGTGGTCAGTTAAAACAACTACGTTACCAATGCCCTGAAAAGTACAGGTGGGAGGTCCTGTCACCAGGTGTGGGCAAGTGTGTAGAAGACCATGGTTTTGACGGCTCTGATAGCCCCTTCAGTGAATGCACAATACCAAATGGCATGTGCTGA
- the LOC119592973 gene encoding uncharacterized protein LOC119592973 isoform X1, protein MAVYNITILVGIVMLMGVLCAVAEEFHCPGVGRFPDPKSCGAYYDCTPNKAGGYDITKDDCRGFTYDTATRTCNDKLCGTRSKRGVTPDNHPYSRLCENYPDGFLCANCKTVVVCVKGQAFTRRCIENFYCSEMPQFGGGVCYPDEPVECTCVRANNFIVDPYDPQRFYSCRDVGSKPSAYKCPDGMVFDESARECRSTDDLPPCSVPGTFAKPSNCSEYYSCIAVKYGWLQKAFTCSAGTAYNSVSGNCENPCVYQHVCQQEGRYPDLLNKQNYFECYMLGGQLKQLRYQCPEKYRWEVLSPGVGKCVEDHGFDGSDSPFSECTIPNGMC, encoded by the exons ATGGCGGTTTATAACATTACAATACTGGTAGGGATTGTT ATGCTCATGGGAGTCTTGTGTGCCGTGGCTGAAGA ATTCCATTGTCCAGGAGTGGGTAGGTTTCCTGATCCCAAGTCATGTGGAGCTTACTATGACTGCACTCCAAACAAAGCTGGTGGCTATGATATAACCAAGGATGACTGCAGAGGCTTTACATACGATACTGCGACCAGAACCTGTAATGACAAATTG TGCGGAACGCGTAGTAAACGCGGTGTGACTCCAGACAACCATCCTTACTCTCGTCTGTGTGAGAATTACCCTGATGGATTCTTGTGTGCTAACTGCAagactgtggttgtgtgtgttaaaggGCAAGCTTTCACTCGTCGCTGCATCGAAAATTTCTACTGCTCTGAGATGCCCCAGTTTGGCGGTGGTGTTTGCTACCCAGATGAACCTGTGGAATGCACCTGTGTAAGGGCGAACAACTTCATAGTGGACCCCTACGACCCTCAGAGGTTCTATTCTTGCAGGGATGTTGGGTCAAAACCAAGTGCCTACAAATGCCCAGATGGTATGGTATTCGATGAATCGGCTAGAGAATGTCGCAGCACAGATGATTTGCCACCGTGCAGCGTTCCTGGAACCTTTGCTAAGCCAAGCAACTGCAGTGAATACTATTCGTGTATTGCCGTGAAATACGGATGGCTGCAGAaggccttcacctgcagtgcaGGCACAGCGTATAATTCTGTAAGTGGTAATTGTGAAAATCCTTGTGTTTACCAGCATGTGTGCCAGCAAGAAGGGCGTTACCCTGACCTTCTGAACAAGCAGAATTACTTTGAATGCTACATGTTGGGTGGTCAGTTAAAACAACTACGTTACCAATGCCCTGAAAAGTACAGGTGGGAGGTCCTGTCACCAGGTGTGGGCAAGTGTGTAGAAGACCATGGTTTTGACGGCTCTGATAGCCCCTTCAGTGAATGCACAATACCAAATGGCATGTGCTGA